One segment of Triticum aestivum cultivar Chinese Spring chromosome 2A, IWGSC CS RefSeq v2.1, whole genome shotgun sequence DNA contains the following:
- the LOC123187890 gene encoding UMP-CMP kinase 3, whose translation MGTVVDAPAVVTEKEVVAENMLGDKKVTVVFVLGGPGSGKGTQCSNIVEHFGFTHLSAGDLLRAEIKSGSENGTMIENMIKEGKIVPSEVTIKLLQQAMIKNENDKFLIDGFPRNEENRAAFENVTKISPAFVLFFNCSEEEMERRLLGRNEGRVDDNIETIRKRFKVFVESSLPVIEYYDAKDKVKKIDAAKPIPEVFEDVKAIFAPYAKAT comes from the exons ATGGGCACGGTTGTGGATGCTCCCGCAGTTGTGACTGAGAAGGAG GTGGTTGCTGAGAACATGTTGGGTGACAAGAAAGTCACAGTAGTATTTGTTCTTG GTGGTCCTGGAAGTGGAAAGGGCACACAGTGTTCCAACATTGTTGAACACTTTGGATTCACCCATCTTAGTGCTGGAGATCTTTTGCGCGCGGAGATTAAATCTGGTTCTGAGAATGG AACTATGATTGAGAACATGATAAAGGAGGGAAAGATTGTTCCGTCGGAGGTGACTATAAAGCTCTTGCAGCAAGCCATGATAAAGAATGAGAATGATAAGTTCCTCATTGACGGGTTTCCAAGGAATGAAGAGAATCGTGCTGCGTTCGAGAATGTT ACAAAAATTTCGCCTGCATTTGTGCTATTCTTCAATTGTTCTGAGGAAGAGATGGAAAGACGTCTTTTGGGACGCAATGAG GGTAgagttgatgacaacatcgagactATCAGGAAGAGATTCAAAGTTTTTGTTGAATCCAGTTTGCCTGTGATTGAGTACTATGACGCGAAGGACAAGGTTAAGAAG ATCGATGCTGCAAAACCAATTCCTGAGGTGTTTGAAGATGTCAAAGCCATTTTTGCCCCATATGCCAAG gcTACATAG